AAACTTTGCCTTATTTAGCTACAAAGGCATGCATATGGGTGATGAGTTGAGTAGTAATGGATTAATTGGTGGACACATCAAGCAACTAGGACTAGACTGACTGAGAAAATATATCACAGAAGATTAGTAGACAGTTTTCTGACAAAAGAAGCCTTTGTTTAGAAACAACTAAAGTGGGACTCATGGTGCTTGTGCTTGTGCTTGTGACAGTATGTTGTCATGCTGGCACCTAGCAAGACTCCCACAGAATTGTGCACAAGTCTGGGTTGGAATATTTACATCTAGCACACTAAGTACACCTCTTTGTTCATTTCCTTTTAAGTTTAGACCAATTTTAACTATTATAAATTGGTATTTTTAATATGTTAAATGTAATATTTAACTAATGCATAGAATTTTATATCAtaagcaaggttcgccgtctcggtaccagACTCCGTATCGGTGCTACACTACCATAGTGTCAGTACGGTATcgtacgaattttttttttgtgtactaAGTATTGGTACGCCATCTATACCGGTGTTGGTACGCCACCCATAATGTTTGGGGTGTTCATTTCCTCTATTAGAATAAAATTTGACCAGCCCTTCTCCATAATTTATAAGCATGTGGATAGCATGGTTAAAGTAAGTGACATACAATCCAGCATCCCACAACTACATCTACATGTTAATAGCACAAAGAAACTCAGAGCTAATGGCAAAATCATAGAATCATACAACTTTTTTAACTCAACACTTTGTAGGTGCTGTTCACATACGGCCAAGTTTATCGCAATCTCATATGATTGCAAAGTGGTGAAGTACTGCTTTATGTACTTCATGTACTGGAACCTAGAGCAGGCTTTGATGGTTTGTCATTTTAGGAACAATCCTATCTCGCCAATGCTCAAGAAAAATCATGGACCTATGGGCCTGTGATGGTTTAAACCTCCTCAATTCATAGCCCTACAAAATCAAATGCTAAGAATCTTAAAAGTATCCCCATCCCAAGTCCCTTATAGCAATTACTCTCCAATTGTTTGCTTTCCAAGCCCAGTTTTTCTTCTGACTCATAATTAACTTTTTTCCCCTGATTTCATCAGTTTTCTCAATTGGACAAATTAAATTCTAGCTAATTGCTCGTTCCTGACTAGAGACCCACTTTTACCTTGCAGTGTTTCTTCAATCCCCATGAAAATTGATACACTTTCTGAAGGCACTTATGATTGTTCTCTCCCACAGATTGTGATCTTGGATTAGTGTATAACCTGTTACAGATCATTTTCATGTTCTGGTTCAGGTTCAAGTCGGGCATAGCAAACTTGTACTGAAGTCACCAAAATCACCTATCATACCAAGTGTTGCATTTGTCATGCATGAACTTGTGGTGACAATTGGAGAaataagaaaatcttttttATTAACTTATAAATgacaaaattataaaaatactcTGCTTTACTCCTTCCTAGGCTCTCACACTGCGACTCCAAGTACTCAGTGCAAGATTTTCTCCATAAAACTCATTTACCGCTCACTCTCTAAGACTACCCATTTAatcattattccttcttcacttCATGCTATGTGAACAGAGCTGAGCTCATATGCACAATTATGAAACCCAGTCATATACCAACTTTCTTCCGTTTATGATTTCGACACCCATTCAGATTATCATGACTTCCCATTCATCAACTCATCTATTACAATAATGAATTGACTAAGTTCTAAGAAAATAAGCCACATCCTTTTAAGTCCTATTCTAAATCGTACTGAACTTGAAATAGGAGACCAAATGCGATCTAATCTGAGTCTGGTATTCCACCTATTCAAATTATGATACTCCCTGCAGTGGTCCATCCTTGTTAGTGTGCATGCTTAAAATGGCAATGACTATGAAGTATGAATACTCCCACTTTCTACTGACTCTTGTATGTCATGCTGAGTTGCGATCAAATTTCCAGCTTCAGTGACCTTCATTAAAGTTCCATCCACATCTTGGGTTCAGTTTCCTCATACACAAAGACTTTCATGGCTCAGGTCTTGCTTCTCCTTGTCAAGCCACCACAGTTGTAGCTGGTAAATCATAGAAACCATGCTAACTAATTTCAACACTGAGAAatcatattatttattttatcggGTTACTACATTCTACTTGATGATTTATTCTTTATCTAGGATATATAGACACCCTCCTGATCAACTTATTAAACCGTGAAACTAACTCCAACTATATTTGCTAAATTGTAGGGAGCAACTTGGAAAATCGTGAACCATACAAGAGATATTACTCAAATTGCTATACTTGCATGATGCACGAACTTTCAAGCTTCAACTTTAATGTTCCTACTGATCTAACAAAAATTATAATATCCTTGCTATGGAAAGCACTCTGCTATTGAGAGATAAAAGTTGAAAACTTGATATACTATGCTTTCTAGAGTTTATAAAATTCACATAGCATGGCTGCAACATGctcatatatacataaataccTGATCACTCCAAAGTTAGGTGAAATGACAAGCAATATTCTATAACTATTTTCTTGTCTCTGAAGTCAAGTTGTTTGCTGATGTAAATAATCAATACAAGTTAAATCCAATCATCTTTAATAGATAGTCCGAAATCTGAACTAGGATTTGGAATCCAAGGCAAGACAGGTTAGGAATTGGAGCATACCACATTAAGCTTTCTGAAGTTATCTTGCATGATGTTTGCTTCAATGAATGGAATGTGCCACAGTAACTCCTTATCACTTTTAGAGTACAGTTCATGTTCTTATTCGTGAAGAAAGTTTTGTTTTAAAGATCTTCATGGCTAGAATTGGGACAAAAGTTTTACGGATGCTGCCAAAATGTGAACAAAAGTCTATATTCCATAACTAACGATGCTACTTGCAAAAATTGCAGGTGATTGTGAATAAATCACGTGCTCAATGGCGTGCTAGTGTGACCAAAATTCCTATACGTATTCATGATATAGAAAAGATTCCCCTTATTTCTGAGGAGATAAAATCCATGCTACATTCTAACTCAAAAGTTTTCTTGGAAAAGGATGTCCCTTATTGTTACCTTTCTCGAATAGAAAATTCATTTGCAGAGCTTACTCTTGGATGCAATCTCAAAAGCATGGTAAGTATactcttttagtttttttttttttttttttggcattctTTTCAAGATTATGAAACATTGTTTACATTCTGATTGATGAACTTTTTCagtgaattaaatttttcaaatatggtTCTCACTTCTCAGTAATGGTAGCTAAGAATAGCTACAACTGTTAATTAGGACCTTTATGTTGCTTCAAGTGTTTAATTTATGCAGTTTAATTTTGCGTAGCAAGTATGTTAGCTTTCACATAATATTTAGAAATATCTGGCTGAACTTGCACTAGAATTCAAATATAGCTGATACTCATGTTTTGGACTATAGATGCTGGACCCACTTTAGAAACTCCAGTGTATCAAAAAAGAGATTGGGGGCATGTTGCCAGGTGGGTTCATAGGAGACAATTGATATTGGGTTCTCTAGTGGATGCTATGAACCCAAAGCAGGCAGTTAAAACAAATCTGTGTTTTTCTTACTATCAAAATTCAATACTCTACATCAACTTCATACaaaaaggtaaaacaaaaatcaaGGACAAATATAAAACATTATCAACTTAAAATCATACTATCATATCAACATTCATATAATGTTATTGGAATAAATCTTGTAACAGCCATGCTATTGCATAACACACTCTGATGTTATTCTGCAGCAAAGGGAGTGAGTTAAAACTTTCCAAAGTTGTCCATAAAGCAGCAAGCAGGGGAGCTGGCATGTATGTTAAAGCCCAAAATAGTTGCTCTTCTGCTGCTTAGAGtgaaaacagaaaaaagaaaaacagggaAAGAGAATGGGGAAGCTGAAACCAAAGGAAAACAAAGAAGGGATGCAACGGCTGCTGGGAAGTAATGGaaggggaagagaagaaggaaaaaaacacGGGGGAAAAAACTAACCTGTTTCCAagccttcctctcttctctttgGCAAGCTAGGTTGTGTGCCAACTGTGGAGCACCAGAAAGGGAGCTTCCAAATTCGAGCTTGGTGCAGCACTGAGGGATGCCTCTGTTCTTTCCCGCTCTCCATTCTCTTCTTTCGTACTCTTTGTTTGATTAGGGCACCAAATAAGTGAACTGGCCCTTCTTTTAATAAGCCCCTAAACTGGTCAAAATTATTGCTTGGTTGCTGAACTAGTCCAATTAGAACTGGTCCAGCCGGCTTTGGAATATAGCGCCCTCTATAAAGCAATAATGTAACGGCCACTATAGAGGCTTTTCACCTGCTATATTGGGTTTTATTAGCCCATATGCTATTGAGGCTACCATGGAAAATAGCATAGTGGTTTAGGTCCAAAACTGCTACAGAAACCGCTATAGTGGCCACTACAACTGAGAAAAAACTGTTGCAAACTCCCTGAATCTTGTCTCTGCATCCACTTCATTAGAAAAAATCTTTTAAGAGACCAATTTCTCGCTTCCACACCAGAGTCTGATCCTACATCTACACCTGCTTCTCTTAACCAAGTCTTGGACCTAGGTGCTTGCAAGGATGCTAGTTCTAACACTTGGGAGCATGGTAATATGACTAAATTTGTGCATGCAcgatttttacattttttaataCTCTGcattttctatttattatatattcaaCATTACTACTTTGCATATCTAATAATTACATATATTCtgatatataataaatttattGTTGGAAATTGATGGTCTCATATGTCTGTTCAAATGCATTAAGGTTTTTCATTAATTAGGTGTTGAGgttgtcttttcttttgtttgtagATTTTAAATTTACCAGGCATTGATTGTTTCTAAATAAGTTAAGAATTGAAGGTGGAAGAAATGAATAACAAACACCTTtcacatttttttaatttttcctcGTGATCGACCATGGCTTAGGTCGATTAGAGGATTGTTTCTTTTTCATGCTTCAATGAAGAAGAGTTAAAATCTGCTGAGCAATAAAAACAAAGAAGGATGATAGAATAAGCCAATCAAAGACAAGAATTAGATCAAAGAAAGCAAATAATAACATTATCTTTGTTCTATCTAAATTTATAAATCCTTGGGGACATAAATGATTAAGAACAGCAAGCGCACATTGAAATACCAAGATGATCTCTAGAGTATGTCAGACCTTTGATCTAGAGAAGAAAACCTAGATCTAAGATAAAGGGCCAAGAGAGCCCATTAAACCAAGTTCTCAGATAAAGGGCTAAGAGAGCCCATTCAGTATAGGCACCATGGTAGCTCCATCATAGTCTTGTCTGAAGTTGCTCGAGATCTCAAATAAAGCCATCTTCCTTTTCTTAAGGCAgaaaataagttttttttctcttttccccAAAACTAACTACCTTATTGCGGGTGGTTTCTTGTCTTGGTAACTCCTTTGATGGTTGCCGATGGTTTCCTGCATGAGTATCTTCTCTTTGTCTAAATAACTTTTCCTAGATAAGTTAATTCCAGTAATAAACTATCCAAATATGGCCTCGTGTATGGTTGACAGGTGGGTAATCATGATCTCTCCAAGTGTCAATACACAAAAAACTTAATAAACCTTGGTTGATGCATTTTTATCTTAGTTGGTCTATCATTGGATAATTTTGAGTGTAAACACCAATGAACAGAGAAGCAATAAAAAGAAGGATTAAGTTCTACAGATCAATAATGACTGAAATTATTATTCATATTATATTAGAATTTGACAGCAAAGTGACGCAAAATGGCACTTTCATAACCTGCCTTAACTCATGAATGATTATTTTAtgtccagtttattgtgatcctTAAAATGATCCAACATACACAAACTCTTCATTTTTGGGTGCATAGGTATCAGTGAACGTCAACTTGGTAAGTTAAAAGAATGAGCCTTCCAATCCTCGTAAAATATATGCTGCTTGGTCTCAAGATTGTACAAAACATGGTTTGGTATTTTGGCTGAAAGAGGATAATTTTACTTTAAAAGTTTTTattctattttaataaaacCAGAACCCAAACATGTTACAAGTGTTTTAGCTATGTACATCTGGTTTGGCATACAGCAAAAATTAAAATGCTTTTATCTACCCCAAACACTTGAATTGGACAAAGTAACTTGATTTTTATCTAGAACAAAAATACATAAACTTCTGTTGTAATAATCATGATTAAGTATTTGtagttactttaatttgttaTCATTATACTTAACTGTGAAATCACCTATTTTTTTAAGAGTATATATGCATTTCAGTAAAtttattcttgtgatatcatcaTCCACATGGGTGATGGGTCAGCTGGAACAAGTTGGGGAAGGCTCCACGGACGGATTGAGTAGTGAACATGAAAATAGTCAACTAGTGCATGTTAATTAGTATGACCATGGACCAAAGTTTTGACGGATATGTTAAAtacttcaaatttcaaatgatgGTCAAATGAAACTGACTCTGATGCGACATTTCTCGTTCTATGGAAAATTTCAGGTATCTTTGGCAAAATGCACCATGTTTACTTTAACCAAAAATGTTGTGGAGAACATATCACATGTTTCTTAGCCTAAAATGAACTTCCAGATGTGGTTATTACTCAATGGAGGATTTGCAAATTTGTCTAGAGAAGAGAGGACAAGTGTGCTCATGGATAGTCTAATGCTTTTATTTTAGTAATATTGTCTTACTATTACAGTGTGGATGATGCCTTGAATTATCTAACCTGTAATCTAGGTCTTATTCTTAACTGAAAATGTTAGACCATGAAAGTTAAATTCATCATAAAGTTGATAATCTGAAATGATGACACTAAAACTTCTCACTGCTACCACCCAAAAAGTTGAGTTTATTGTCATATTTGACAAGCATAGGTAGGGTCAACAAATCCTGATACCATATTTACTTATATCAGGGTTCATTCAGTTTTGCTGACTTTCATGTGGCCTAGACAAGCAGGCTGTAAATTAGGTGATCTGCAATTTGCCAGTATTTTTAAGGTTCTTCTATTGATACTAAATTCTCTGTTTAAGTAGTTGCTCCATAGTAAAGTTTCCAAATTTTTCTGCTTGAAGCTGCACTGACATTTATTTGTTGCAAATGTAGAGAAGAGATGAGCATTATGCTACAGAGCAAGATATTCTTCTGCAAGCAGCGAGGATTATTCGGCAGCATGGTGCTGAACTTGGAGGCACCTTACATGACTACACTAACTGTTGATTCAGCAGACACAGAGACTATGCATTAAGGTACAACCATCATTTATTGAATGCTTTCGACTCTGTTTCGCGTGTCTAAGTTTACATCTACAATTGCTGGGTAAGCTGCATTGTCGattgttgttattgtttatCATCTATTGCTCAGAGGAGATAATGCAGTCGTATTGATGTAGTGTTTGCCCTTCAAAGGACTAACAAGTGTACCCCTGATTGTATATTATGGGCAATATATCGGACATCTATCATTCTATACGATTCGCTTCAAGTGATGATTCTGGACTGGAGTTTTTTTTCGTTTATGCCATGGCATGTAAATCTAAGGGTTTGAAGCAAAAGAATTTCGCATTTTGGCTGAAATGCAAAATGAGTTTTTTGATGCCCGGTTGGCTTCTCTTCCATGCTATAAGGAATGAAGTTTTCTCACATAGATAACCTCTTTCCcccctgatattttgttttctacATATACAGGATTTTGCCATGTGAATTGGTGTATTACTTCATGTGATTGTGATTGTGCGTATGTATgcgtgtttatttttttttcccccttttgttttattttttgtgtCTCGAGTGTGAGGGATTTAAGAAGCATGTCTTTTCTTTATCAAATAATGGTTCTAGTTCTAACTCTACACCAGATGGTGTTgggtttgtttttattttatagcTTTATTTGACTTCAGATGATGCCACTCCCACTATATTTGCTCTTTTGTTAAGAACAAAGAGTTGTGACCTTGCACCATTAAGAGTATTGATGATGGCATGTCTCGGAAGGGCCAAATAATGGAAATGGGTGATGCAAAGCGCGCGCgcgcacagagagagagagagagagaggagggggggtcGTCGTTGCAACCTTGGCGCCATCGCTTTGCTTGGGACGAACTGGGTAATTTTACTGATATTTTTAAGCATCAAGAACCCTCATTAAAGTAATGCTTATAAATATGTTCAAGCATATTGATTATCCATATATGTCTATTGATTAACCGTATAAAGATTGTTTAGCGGTTAACATTTTTGTTGTGAATAACATTGATGTTCTTATTGAGACTTTGACTGGAACAAACTGCAAGGGATAGAAATGTGATATTAAGCTAAAATTTGGTTTGATAAATTTAGATATTGCACTGCATGATGATCCTCCATCTCAAGTCACTAGTGAAGATACTCCAAAACAAAAGGCTGCCTATGAAAAGTGGTAGAGAGCGAATCATCTTAGCTGGATGATTATAAAAAGGTCCATATCTGATTCTATTCTAGATGCTATATCTAACAATGCTAATGCTAGATAATTCTTTGATGTCATAAGTAAGATGCATGTAAAATCTGATAAGGCTAAAGTGGAGAGCTAAATGGGTAAATTAATTAATATGAGGTATGATGGTATTGGTAGTGTTAGAGCTTATATTATGAAACTAGAGTATTGCATCCATGCTTAGTAATCTTGAGATATCCATTCCTAATGTTTTTCTGTTTCATCAAGCTCTTTTTTCGTCAAGCTCTTAATTCTCTCTCTACGCAATTTAGTCAGCTTATAACTGTATATAATGTATAGAGGaatgaactcatctctatttgtgttcaagagaaagaaaatttttatagGAAAAAGGGTGAGAGTGCTAGTGTGGTGTAAGATCCCACATGTAATAAGAAAAAAGGATAATAGTTCCAAAATGGATGGTTAGATTTATAATCCTTGAAGTGAAAATCAGAATCCTAGATTTATAATCCTTGAAGTGAAGGGCCACATTTTTAAAGAGATGATTCAAATGTATTAATTGATGATGAAATTCAGACTTCGCTTGACTTTAATAATTTTTACACCTAtaccaaaacaaaaagaaaggagTCTACATGTAGTAATTAACTTGTAGAACTCGTCCACACATATATTAGTGGGTTCCTAGATCCTACTATTTGGGATAGTAGGTATTTCATTACTTTCAGCGGTGACTTTTCTTGCTATGAGTATGTCTATCTTTTTAAAAAACAATCGGAATCACTCGATAAGTTTAAAATCTTTAAAATTGAGGTTGAAAAGTAGCTTGGAAagataattaaaataatgaaatcTGACTGTGGTGGCAAATATTATGGCCGATATGGTAAATTTGGCCAACAAATAGGAGTATTTGTCAAGTACTTACAAGAATGTGGGATAGGTACTCAATACATCATACCTCAACCATGAGCAAAATAGTGTAATTGAGAAGCATAATCGTACTACTCTTAAGGATATGGTTATCTCTGAGGTGAGGCCTTAAATATcgccatgtatatcttgaacagGATTCTTAGTAAGGCTGTTCCTAAGACACTTTTTGATTTATAGGTTGGCAGAAAATTTGGTATTAATCACTTTCATGTTTGAGGCTGCTTTGTAGAGGTCAAGATTTATACTCCATCAAAGAATAAGTTTATACATGCAACCATGTTATTTTATTGGCTATTCAGATAATTCTAAATGATATAGATTCTACTATCTGGACAAGTACAAAGATTTTGAATCTATCCATGCCATTTTTTTAGAGTCTGATATAGAAATGTTCTGATACCCGAGATGTGATATTGGTGGAGAGAGAGGTTATTGTTCTTGTCCAAAAAACGTTCATATTTCATCCTATTAGAAGTATAGTAGGAAAGTAACATCAAATAAGTGAATCAATTATAATATCTTTATAGCCAGTTAATAAAATACCGAGTTAATATACTGTAACGAAATATAGTTTGACTGCGAGTCCAAATTCATTTCGATTCAAAACTCTTTCTCTCAAAATATGTTCGGTGTTCCAAATCGTAAGATGCGATATCGAAATCAATCAAACATAATCCATATTAAAACCAATACATTCAGCCAAGAATCATgcaatattttagaaaaaaagcatatatattaataaaacactatgcatcaaattcataaatcaaaaataattcgattcagataatatttataatttgccAATAAATCTATAAAAATGGTTACATTACTTATCTTGCAAATGCAATCTAGCTAATAGATCTAAttaatctcaaaaattcttcttagaattttatcatatttattttaaaaataaaaattctaaattccAACACCTTCACAGGGTTGACTAAGTAGGAGTGCCTGACATCCGAATCGGCCAAATCAAGATGGCTTCATCGAATCATGTTCGAATTAGGGCACGAATGGTTCAACAGAGATCGGAAGTGATTAAATCTAACAGTAATTGGCAAGGACCAAGATGGGGGCTGACACGCCATCCGACAATCCTGGATTCAAAACCATTCACTAAGGTCGATCCAAAATTACTAAGAATCGTACTTATGGGGTCCAAACaattttagagagagaaagtctaTATAAAGAGAGAAACTTGTAGAGAGAAGggatggagaagagagagaatcctAGTTTCAATTCAATTAGAGGTCTGGGTTTCGTTGTTAATAGCACAGATCAACCTGGATCAATCAGCATGTCTGGCCCATGTGTCAAGAGAGAGAAACTTTGCAGAGAGAGAAAGTATggggaagagagaaaagagagaaaataagcttctctctctaacgaagaaagagaaaggaagagagtgGCTGTAGGTGGTGCTCGACATCAAGGACCCACGGCTTTCTACTGTGGACGGCGATCGACGGCAACTGGTAACGAGCAAAAATCCTCCTAAAATAGGGGTTCCGCTCCCTTATCTCAAGGAATCAAGACGTCCCGACGGTCGGAACTCTGGCCAAGGCATAAGCCATCATAGTGAACCGTAGGAGAATCTCCGTGATAAGCGCCGACGGCGGAAATAACCGAGATCGAAAGAGAAAGAGATTGGATAAATTAAGGCTAATCGGGACCTTACCTAGTTCCCGGCAGCAAATGGCAGTGACAACAACATCGGTAGCGGCCGGCATTCAGAGAGAAAAACCATGAAAATATCCCATGAAGAGCTCTGTTCAGGCTTGAATCTTCGGTGAGTGTGAGAGAGGAGTCGAAGAGGGCCTCTAAATAGACCTGATTGCGGCCGGAATCTACTTAGATTCGGATTCCATCCGACCATCTTGGGgacaaagaatttttttttttttttttttgagccaaAAGAACTAGGTCGGTCAAATAGACCGCTCCCAATTTAATAAAATAGCAAAAACCCTGCATTATTTGCTTTTTATCATCGAAACGTGCGGATGCCACCAGGTACCTCAAGAGGTCTCTCGGGAAAGCAAAACAAACGAGCCCTGAAGTTAGTGTCAAAAGCTGGGGAGAAAACTTCGACTCCAGATCATGGAGTTGGGAGATGATCAGAGGCCGGCCTTGAGCCACTTAGTCGCCTTCATGCTTGATACGGTGTGGTATGCTGATCAGACTGCTGCAGAAGTAAATTTTGTATAAAACTTTTTCGCTTAGATTTctaataaaaattaagttttttcCTTTTAGAGCGATGCACACTTGAacgttcatggatgattttgctGATCCACAACTTTAAAACATTCCAATATGTATTTTGAATATTCGACATATTTTTGGTCAGGACTATCGCGTATATCATGCTTAGCTCCAATAGACTTGGGGGAGctgttttctgaaatttttaatattttataaaatatagtaAAAATATGCCCCTATTTCCTCATTCTTTACTCCTAAGTGCGATGAGCAGGAAGCATGAAACAGTTAATGGAGGCCGGATGATCCTGAAGAGAGTTCTGGGTGCGGGCGATGTCAATGGTGGGCTCCATCTCGGGCCGACAAAAATGGGATTGCAGGCAAAGTGACAGCTTTACCCCACCGTAGCCTTAGGCATGTGTCTCGGCCCAACAACTTTATATGACCAAGGAAGCTGCCAGGCAGTAAGCTATATGACAAAAGAAGCAGCACCCGATGCTGGTTGGCGGTTAAAAACGATATACCTCTACGACCTCGTTTGATTCGCGgaaagtatttttctttttaaaattataatttatagaaaataaatttttagaaagaaaatgcctagaaaagtacttttagcatgtttggttgaccatgtaaaaatgacaaatttacaaagtgcttatgtttggttggcacttttctgagaaagttatgcataattcctattatgcccttaataaaaattaggtctttagtgcttctttaatgctgaagaatttttttgaaaaaaaataaaaataaagtgattcTCAATGgcaaagtaacttttccatgtttctcaaatGAAAGATTTTTCCATAAAATATGGGAATCATACTTTCATGTgaatacaactttttcatcTCTCATTTGAAAATTCCAATTAAATAAgaagcatctcattactttttcgttgaccatatttttttctgctttttttttttcgtgaaccaaacgagcccagcGTATTTTAAAAAGTTCGGCTCAATGCCTCCCttagaattaaaaaaatttctgcgTTTATCAAGTCTTTTCGTGATAACTAAAATTTGTCTCACTAAGCTTGTTCGGCCTCTTTTGTTTAAATCCCATCGCATGATATGACCGATCGAACTTGCCTTTGGAAGGAAAAGGCACCGTCAATTTATGACAGGACCGAGGAGAACTGCTTACAAATTAGCCAAACGAAGGCTCCTCTTCCTGCTTCCGAGAGAAGATCTTTTCCAGAACCACTTCGCAAGGTTTATCAAACAAATTTGTGCGCACGCGCgcgcgtgagagagagagaaagagattgaTTTGCTCCGAGTAGCTTAATCTCGTGCTTGTATTTTTGATGGAGGTCCCCTTTTCAAGTTTAAAGAAATTATAGTTCAAATTTGCCAATATATattcttaaatttttagaataatTTTTAATAGAAAAATATTAGATATTTTGATCTCGAATTAGAGTCATCTTTTTGGCCTCGATATTAACCGAGATGAACAACTTTGATGAAAACCTTGGTACCACTCTAATTATGCTAATAAAGATCAATAGTTACAGCGACATTGTACTTAATGCATGATCAGCGTAATTGCTGCCGCATACTACTCACATGAGATAGTTACCACATGGTTAACATGCAGCCGATCATTACCATACAGTTAAGACACATCGCGCCAAATCAAATAACGGATGAGTATATGACCTTATATAAAGGGGTAGCGAACTAAGCTTATTTAGCCAACTAAGGCACGTCGTTGCTCTATCATTCTGATTAAGCATCACAAGATTCACCACCAAAATTTTTTTGATAAGTGGACTTTTTACAGATCATTTCTGAAGACGATTAG
Above is a window of Phoenix dactylifera cultivar Barhee BC4 unplaced genomic scaffold, palm_55x_up_171113_PBpolish2nd_filt_p 000750F, whole genome shotgun sequence DNA encoding:
- the LOC120107065 gene encoding mechanosensitive ion channel protein 1, mitochondrial-like isoform X2, which translates into the protein MEMGLTSTSLLNPEKFPVIVPNSLFSSQVIVNKSRAQWRASVTKIPIRIHDIEKIPLISEEIKSMLHSNSKVFLEKDVPYCYLSRIENSFAELTLGCNLKSMGSFSFADFHVA
- the LOC120107065 gene encoding mechanosensitive ion channel protein 1, mitochondrial-like isoform X1, producing the protein MEMGLTSTSLLNPEKFPVIVPNSLFSSQVIVNKSRAQWRASVTKIPIRIHDIEKIPLISEEIKSMLHSNSKVFLEKDVPYCYLSRIENSFAELTLGCNLKSMRRDEHYATEQDILLQAARIIRQHGAELGGTLHDYTNC